A DNA window from Biomphalaria glabrata unplaced genomic scaffold, xgBioGlab47.1 scaffold_19, whole genome shotgun sequence contains the following coding sequences:
- the LOC129924162 gene encoding uncharacterized protein LOC129924162, whose translation MAEKMINNRLYWWLESTCSLHNAQAGFRKASRTEDHLFRFIQDTVEGFHENKHTRAVFIDLQQAYDRVWRKGLFLKMKKMGIHGKMYSWIRAFLKNRTIQTRFEGAISSQKSLEEGLPQGSALSCTLFLIFMNDLPDLISVNKALYADDLLIWTTEKYPVLTRSKLNRALTTISTYSKLWKMEINKEKSVYSIFSHSNKTAKRNYILKIDSQPINKEENPTYLGVKLDQRLSLKHFMADLKEKASQRLNIIKHLAGTSWGAEKKTLRQLYTGYVRSVMDNCLSIQVAANKTYQSSLDTIQNQALRLISGGMRTTPTAACEIDSNIEPLKLRRNRAALEAIERYRRLEDDHPNKLLTQRNKKNNQKKQRTLIQLTDELALKHHLPNNREKITRFSNITPGLNYKQPTIKTHLLNNTLTKESNPLELKVGTLETIESYPKTAIHIYTDGSAFKATINAGLGAFLVFPKNKHFEISAPCGDYCSNFQAEIEAITIALQTVENKLYEGVQPPSDIVVFTDSQSTLEALNSSTSISPRELTTLSVIIHQMISKLNINITLQWIPGHIGIMGNEKADKLSKAGSTMEQPDRPVNYLTLRSMLVNNHKEEWLNQWASGNTGRAMYREMTTPNKLDNINFLPRKEQSTIFQLRTGHTPLLNYHLNKINSTQLPLCRHCTHPSETVNHILFECPSLIHLRQTLLPLQPNITNTLYGSAEQLKKTAHFFSLAQSAKELTAQQQ comes from the coding sequence atggcagaaaaaatgatcaataaccgactttattggtggctagaaagtacttgctcactccacaatgcacaagctggcttcaggaaagcaagtagaacagaagaccacctctttcgttttatccaggacacagtagaagggtttcatgaaaacaagcacactagagcagtatttatagatttgcagcaagcctatgacagagtgtggagaaaaggtctatttttgaagatgaaaaaaatgggcatccatggaaaaatgtacagctggatcagagcattcttaaaaaacagaaccatccaaacccgattcgaaggtgccatctctagtcaaaaaagtttggaagaaggactaccacaaggttcagcccttagctgcactctctttctaatcttcatgaatgacctcccggacctcatttcggtcaataaggcactttatgcagacgaccttttaatttggactacagagaaatatccagtgctgactagatccaaactaaatagagccctcacaactatctccacatattcaaaattatggaaaatggaaataaacaaagaaaagtcagtttattcaatctttagccacagcaacaaaacagcaaaaagaaactacatcctaaaaatagactctcagccaataaataaagaagaaaatccaacatatcttggtgtaaaactagaccaaagactgtctctaaaacactttatggcagatttaaaagaaaaggcatcacaaagattaaacataataaaacacctagcaggaacatcctggggagctgaaaagaaaaccttaagacagttatacactggatatgtcagatctgtaatggataactgtctctccatacaagtagctgccaacaaaacctatcaatcatcattagatacaatccaaaaccaagccttgcggttaattagtggaggtatgagaactactcccacagcagcctgtgaaatagactccaatattgaacctcttaagttaaggcgcaacagagcagcattagaagctattgagagatacagaaggttggaggacgatcatccaaataaattactaacacagagaaataagaaaaacaaccaaaaaaagcaaaggactctgatccaacttactgacgaactagccctaaaacaccacctacccaataacagagaaaaaattaccaggttttcaaacattacacccggactaaactacaaacaaccaaccatcaaaacacatttactaaataacaccttaacaaaagaatcaaatccactggagctcaaagtaggcacgcttgaaacaatcgaaagctatccaaaaacagctatccatatttatacagacggatcggctttcaaagctaccatcaatgctggtcttggtgccttcctggtcttccctaaaaataaacactttgagataagcgcaccctgtggtgattactgctcaaacttccaagccgaaattgaggcaattaccatagcactccagacagtagaaaacaaattatatgaaggagtgcaaccaccatcagatattgttgtctttacagactcccaatctactctggaagcacttaacagcagcacctcaataagcccaagagagttgacaacactcagtgtgataatccaccagatgatatcaaaattaaatatcaatattacactacagtggatccctggacacattggcatcatgggaaatgaaaaggcagataagctatcaaaggcaggttcaactatggaacaaccagatagacctgttaactacctcaccctcaggtcaatgttagtcaacaatcacaaagaggagtggctcaaccaatgggcatcaggaaacacaggcagagccatgtacagagaaatgactacgcctaacaaactggacaatattaacttcctcccccgcaaagaacaatctacaatcttccaactaagaacaggacacacaccactattaaattaccacctgaacaaaataaactccacacaactacccctttgcagacactgcacccacccctctgaaaccgtaaaccatatcctctttgaatgcccctccctaatccaccttaggcagaccctacttccactacagcccaacataaccaacaccctgtacggcagtgctgaacaactgaagaaaacagcacactttttttccttggcacagtctgcaaaagagctcacagctcagcagcaataa